In Stigmatopora argus isolate UIUO_Sarg chromosome 17, RoL_Sarg_1.0, whole genome shotgun sequence, the following are encoded in one genomic region:
- the ggh gene encoding gamma-glutamyl hydrolase isoform X2, with the protein MLDSLGPKSKASSNDEPIIGVLAQDLFTPKDNRTAYIASSYVKFLESAGARVVPIMINQPDDEYRRLFRSMNGVLFPGGGASIFSSGYQRSAKIFYEMALEANAKGDYFPIWGTCLGLEQLLLLTNGVSLLTRTNTSGVSLPLDFTKEAKGSRMFRNFPDELMNALALDPLTENSHRWSLAVEDFNSSDTLSSFYKVLSTNTDGITEFLSTVEAFDYPIYGTQWHPEKNAFEWRLPYVTRTPMAVRLTFFMAEFFIGEARKNFHKFASKEEENQALIYNFSPVKGSSKSIFQQLYYF; encoded by the exons ATGCTAGACAGCCTCGGTCCAAAGTCTAAAG CTAGCAGCAATGATGAGCCTATTATCG GTGTCCTGGCGCAAGATCTGTTCACGCCGAAAGACAACCGAACCGCTTACATCGCTTCTTCCTACGTCAAGTTTCTGGAGTCGGCAGGTGCCAGAGTGGTTCCCATCAT GATCAACCAGCCGGATGACGAGTACAGGAGACTTTTTCGATCCATGAATGG CGTCCTTTTCCCGGGGGGAGGAGCCAGCATCTTCTCATCGGGATACCAACGCAGCGCCAAGATATTTTATGAGATGGCCCTGGAG GCCAATGCCAAGGGCGACTACTTTCCCATCTGGGGGACGTGTCTGGGCTTGGAACAGCTGCTGCTGTTGACCAACGGCGTCTCGCTCCTCACGCGCACCAACACCAGTGGCGTGTCGTTGCCGCTCGACTTCACCAAAG AGGCCAAAGGGAGCAGGATGTTCCGCAACTTCCCGGACGAACTGATGAACGCCCTGGCGCTGGATCCGCTTACCGAGAACTCTCACCGCTGGAGTTTGGCAGTCGAG GATTTCAACAGCAGCGACACACTGAGCTCCTTCTACAAAGTTCTCTCCACCAACACGGACGGCATAACCGAGTTCCTCTCCACGGTGGAAG CGTTCGACTACCCGATCTACGGCACGCAGTGGCACCCCGAGAAAAACGCTTTCGAGTGGAGACTGCCGTACGTGACGCGTACTCCGATGGCGGTCCGCCTCACCTTCTTCATGGCCGAGTTCTTCATCGGAGAAG CTCGCAAAAACTTCCACAAATTTGCCAGCAAGGAGGAGGAAAACCAGGCGCTCATTTACAACTTCAGTCCCGTCAAAGGCAGCAGCAAAAGCATCTTTCAGCAACTTTACTATTTCTAA
- the ggh gene encoding gamma-glutamyl hydrolase isoform X1, whose amino-acid sequence MFVFTFSLYFLVLTLVPLHSTQASSNDEPIIGVLAQDLFTPKDNRTAYIASSYVKFLESAGARVVPIMINQPDDEYRRLFRSMNGVLFPGGGASIFSSGYQRSAKIFYEMALEANAKGDYFPIWGTCLGLEQLLLLTNGVSLLTRTNTSGVSLPLDFTKEAKGSRMFRNFPDELMNALALDPLTENSHRWSLAVEDFNSSDTLSSFYKVLSTNTDGITEFLSTVEAFDYPIYGTQWHPEKNAFEWRLPYVTRTPMAVRLTFFMAEFFIGEARKNFHKFASKEEENQALIYNFSPVKGSSKSIFQQLYYF is encoded by the exons ATGTTTGTATTCACGTTTTCTCTGTACTTCCTTGTTTTGACGTTGGTGCCGCTCCACTCCACGCAAGCTAGCAGCAATGATGAGCCTATTATCG GTGTCCTGGCGCAAGATCTGTTCACGCCGAAAGACAACCGAACCGCTTACATCGCTTCTTCCTACGTCAAGTTTCTGGAGTCGGCAGGTGCCAGAGTGGTTCCCATCAT GATCAACCAGCCGGATGACGAGTACAGGAGACTTTTTCGATCCATGAATGG CGTCCTTTTCCCGGGGGGAGGAGCCAGCATCTTCTCATCGGGATACCAACGCAGCGCCAAGATATTTTATGAGATGGCCCTGGAG GCCAATGCCAAGGGCGACTACTTTCCCATCTGGGGGACGTGTCTGGGCTTGGAACAGCTGCTGCTGTTGACCAACGGCGTCTCGCTCCTCACGCGCACCAACACCAGTGGCGTGTCGTTGCCGCTCGACTTCACCAAAG AGGCCAAAGGGAGCAGGATGTTCCGCAACTTCCCGGACGAACTGATGAACGCCCTGGCGCTGGATCCGCTTACCGAGAACTCTCACCGCTGGAGTTTGGCAGTCGAG GATTTCAACAGCAGCGACACACTGAGCTCCTTCTACAAAGTTCTCTCCACCAACACGGACGGCATAACCGAGTTCCTCTCCACGGTGGAAG CGTTCGACTACCCGATCTACGGCACGCAGTGGCACCCCGAGAAAAACGCTTTCGAGTGGAGACTGCCGTACGTGACGCGTACTCCGATGGCGGTCCGCCTCACCTTCTTCATGGCCGAGTTCTTCATCGGAGAAG CTCGCAAAAACTTCCACAAATTTGCCAGCAAGGAGGAGGAAAACCAGGCGCTCATTTACAACTTCAGTCCCGTCAAAGGCAGCAGCAAAAGCATCTTTCAGCAACTTTACTATTTCTAA
- the ggh gene encoding gamma-glutamyl hydrolase isoform X3 — MINQPDDEYRRLFRSMNGVLFPGGGASIFSSGYQRSAKIFYEMALEANAKGDYFPIWGTCLGLEQLLLLTNGVSLLTRTNTSGVSLPLDFTKEAKGSRMFRNFPDELMNALALDPLTENSHRWSLAVEDFNSSDTLSSFYKVLSTNTDGITEFLSTVEAFDYPIYGTQWHPEKNAFEWRLPYVTRTPMAVRLTFFMAEFFIGEARKNFHKFASKEEENQALIYNFSPVKGSSKSIFQQLYYF; from the exons AT GATCAACCAGCCGGATGACGAGTACAGGAGACTTTTTCGATCCATGAATGG CGTCCTTTTCCCGGGGGGAGGAGCCAGCATCTTCTCATCGGGATACCAACGCAGCGCCAAGATATTTTATGAGATGGCCCTGGAG GCCAATGCCAAGGGCGACTACTTTCCCATCTGGGGGACGTGTCTGGGCTTGGAACAGCTGCTGCTGTTGACCAACGGCGTCTCGCTCCTCACGCGCACCAACACCAGTGGCGTGTCGTTGCCGCTCGACTTCACCAAAG AGGCCAAAGGGAGCAGGATGTTCCGCAACTTCCCGGACGAACTGATGAACGCCCTGGCGCTGGATCCGCTTACCGAGAACTCTCACCGCTGGAGTTTGGCAGTCGAG GATTTCAACAGCAGCGACACACTGAGCTCCTTCTACAAAGTTCTCTCCACCAACACGGACGGCATAACCGAGTTCCTCTCCACGGTGGAAG CGTTCGACTACCCGATCTACGGCACGCAGTGGCACCCCGAGAAAAACGCTTTCGAGTGGAGACTGCCGTACGTGACGCGTACTCCGATGGCGGTCCGCCTCACCTTCTTCATGGCCGAGTTCTTCATCGGAGAAG CTCGCAAAAACTTCCACAAATTTGCCAGCAAGGAGGAGGAAAACCAGGCGCTCATTTACAACTTCAGTCCCGTCAAAGGCAGCAGCAAAAGCATCTTTCAGCAACTTTACTATTTCTAA